A window from Pseudomonas sp. Tri1 encodes these proteins:
- a CDS encoding universal stress protein, whose translation MYYQHILVAVDLTEECDPVVKRARALCDDRDTKLSLVHIVEPMAMAFGGDVPMDLSQLQQQQFDQAKERLDRLIVKYPDLKKENCHLTYGQPRQEIHHLAKEQGCDLIVVGSHGRHGLALLLGSTANDVLHGAPCDVLAVHLVKRT comes from the coding sequence ATGTACTACCAACACATCCTGGTCGCCGTCGACCTCACTGAAGAATGCGATCCCGTCGTCAAGCGTGCTCGCGCTCTGTGCGACGACAGAGACACCAAACTGTCGCTGGTGCATATCGTCGAACCCATGGCCATGGCTTTCGGCGGTGACGTGCCGATGGACCTTTCCCAGTTGCAGCAACAACAATTCGATCAAGCCAAGGAGCGCCTGGACCGATTGATCGTGAAGTACCCCGACCTGAAAAAGGAAAACTGCCACCTGACCTACGGCCAGCCACGCCAGGAGATCCATCACCTGGCCAAGGAACAGGGCTGCGACCTGATCGTCGTCGGCAGCCATGGCCGCCACGGCTTGGCCCTGTTGCTGGGCTCTACCGCCAACGATGTATTGCACGGCGCGCCTTGCGATGTGCTGGCGGTGCATCTGGTCAAGCGCACATAA
- a CDS encoding ATP-binding cassette domain-containing protein, producing the protein MTLLKFSDVSLAFGAMPLLDKVSWQIARGERVCIIGRNGTGKSSMMKLVKGDQKPDDGSVWRAPGLKIGELPQELPVADERTVFDVVAEGLDGVGALLAEYHHLSQNIVTDADLDKLMHVQHDLEARDGWRLQQLVDSTLSRLQLPADKTLAELSGGWRRRVLLAQALVSEPDLLLLDEPTNHLDIGAIAWLEEALKDFQGAVLFITHDRSFLQNLATRILELDRGGLIDWNGDYASFLVHKEAALAAEETANALFDKKLAQEEVWIRQGIKARRTRNEGRVRALKALRMERSERRERTGKANIQLDTADKSGKQVMVLENVSFAHPGGPFLIKDFSMVLQRGDRIGLLGANGTGKTTLLKLMLGGLVPTSGTVEEGTKIDVAYFDQLRHQLDLEKTVIDNVAEGRDFIDIDGQSRHVLSYLGDFLFSPQRARTPVKALSGGERARLLLAKLFSKPANLLVLDEPTNDLDVETLELLEEVLLTFNGTVLMVSHDRAFLDNVVTSTLVFEGEGLVREYVGGYQDWLRQGGSPRLLGVTESKSGKADLNSAVVKAEPAPVAAAAAPAKKKLSYKLQRELEALPGDIDAKEQQIAAVEAEMADSGFYQRPATETAKVIAHLEQLQAELDALVERWAELDA; encoded by the coding sequence ATGACCCTGCTCAAATTCAGCGATGTGTCCCTTGCTTTCGGCGCTATGCCGTTGTTGGACAAGGTGTCCTGGCAGATCGCCCGTGGTGAGCGGGTGTGCATCATCGGTCGCAACGGCACTGGCAAATCCAGCATGATGAAGCTGGTCAAGGGCGATCAGAAGCCCGATGACGGCTCGGTCTGGCGCGCGCCAGGCCTGAAAATCGGCGAATTGCCCCAGGAACTGCCGGTGGCCGACGAGCGGACCGTGTTCGACGTGGTCGCCGAAGGCCTGGACGGTGTCGGCGCGCTGCTGGCCGAGTATCACCACCTGAGCCAGAACATCGTCACCGACGCTGACCTGGACAAGTTGATGCACGTGCAGCACGACCTCGAAGCCCGCGATGGCTGGCGTCTGCAGCAACTGGTCGACAGCACCCTGAGCCGCTTGCAACTGCCGGCCGACAAGACCCTCGCCGAGTTGTCCGGCGGCTGGCGTCGCCGCGTCCTGCTGGCCCAGGCCCTGGTGTCCGAGCCAGACCTGTTGCTGCTCGACGAACCGACCAACCACCTGGATATCGGCGCCATCGCCTGGCTTGAAGAAGCCTTGAAGGATTTCCAGGGGGCGGTGCTGTTCATCACCCACGACCGTTCTTTCCTGCAAAACCTGGCGACCCGCATCCTCGAACTGGACCGCGGCGGCCTGATTGACTGGAACGGCGACTACGCCAGCTTTCTGGTGCACAAGGAAGCGGCGCTGGCGGCGGAAGAAACCGCTAACGCGCTGTTCGATAAGAAACTGGCCCAGGAAGAAGTCTGGATTCGCCAGGGTATCAAGGCGCGCCGTACCCGCAACGAAGGTCGCGTACGGGCGCTCAAGGCCTTGCGCATGGAACGCAGTGAGCGTCGCGAGCGCACCGGCAAGGCCAACATTCAGTTGGATACCGCTGACAAGTCCGGCAAGCAAGTAATGGTGCTTGAGAACGTGAGTTTCGCGCACCCTGGCGGCCCGTTCCTGATCAAGGACTTTTCCATGGTGCTGCAGCGTGGCGATCGCATCGGCCTGCTGGGCGCCAACGGTACCGGCAAGACCACCTTGCTCAAGCTGATGCTCGGCGGCCTGGTACCGACCAGCGGCACGGTGGAAGAGGGCACGAAGATCGACGTCGCCTACTTCGACCAGTTACGCCATCAGCTGGACCTGGAAAAGACAGTGATCGACAACGTTGCCGAAGGTCGCGATTTCATCGATATCGATGGCCAGAGCCGCCATGTTCTGAGCTACCTTGGCGATTTCCTCTTCAGCCCCCAGCGTGCCCGTACGCCGGTCAAGGCGCTGTCCGGTGGTGAGCGTGCTCGTCTGTTGCTCGCCAAGCTGTTCAGCAAGCCGGCGAACCTGCTGGTACTCGACGAACCGACCAACGACCTGGACGTGGAAACCCTCGAGCTGCTGGAAGAGGTGCTGTTGACCTTCAATGGCACCGTGCTGATGGTCAGCCACGACCGGGCATTCCTCGACAACGTGGTCACCAGCACCCTGGTGTTCGAAGGCGAAGGCCTGGTTCGCGAATACGTGGGTGGTTATCAGGATTGGCTGCGCCAGGGCGGTTCGCCGCGTCTTCTGGGAGTGACCGAGAGCAAGTCCGGCAAGGCCGACCTGAATTCGGCCGTGGTCAAGGCCGAGCCTGCCCCGGTTGCCGCTGCGGCGGCCCCGGCGAAAAAGAAGCTCAGCTACAAGTTGCAGCGCGAGCTGGAAGCGTTGCCGGGTGATATCGACGCGAAGGAACAGCAGATCGCAGCGGTGGAGGCCGAAATGGCCGATTCCGGGTTCTACCAGCGGCCCGCCACCGAAACCGCCAAGGTGATCGCGCACCTGGAGCAGTTGCAGGCCGAGTTGGATGCACTGGTCGAGCGCTGGGCTGAACTGGACGCTTGA